The Arachis ipaensis cultivar K30076 chromosome B10, Araip1.1, whole genome shotgun sequence DNA window TTAGAGCCCGTTTGAAAAGTAGCAGAAGCTACTTTTGTTGACTTTTGGATTATGAAAAGTCAGAATCTGTATGTTTGGCACCATTTTAGAAAAAGCTTTTAACTTCCCAAAAAGTTAATTTACAGCTTTTTGAAGAAGTAGAAATATATGACTTCTCTACTTCTCGATAAGTCATTCTACcactttcttaaaaaaaattaatttcaaaacaaaaaaatctaCTTTCCTTTTTGACTCTGTGAAAAAGACTGAACCTTCACCACCATTTTTGCAAGGTCTGCTAGAAGCACTGGCCTTCCACCATCATTCTCACGCAATGTTCCAAACCTCACAATTTTCACGTAATGATTCATGTGATGGAAGTATTGATCCTCCaccactatttttatttttagacaaTATTGCATTTGAACAACCTACTGCATATATTCTTTCtaagtatttttttatcattttattactttattttttattattaaatttgtatttaactgtggtatgaaatttcagttttaattttatttttttcacatgtgATTTTATAACTTGAtattattttcatagttaattatagcaagttcttgacctcaataaaggagaaaggagtaaaaaaaaataaaaaaacagcaacaaaatatacattgacacatattttatattttcacctaccatatcatatataatattagtgattaggttatgtaaaatcaacattcaatattggaaagtatttgttatcatcgttattttaatattcattctcttctgtaaaaaaaatttattttttgagttatttatccaaacactacaactttaaaataagtacttttataactaaaaattcaaacacaaaataacttatttataagctgaaattaataaaagtccttatgctttaagctctttttccaaaagaacttatttaagttatttatccAAACTGGGCCTTAAAAATTAAAACACGAATGGCTAACTTTTGTAAATTTGGTGCTCCAATTTTATAAGATTCCTACCATTGGTCTTAAAATTAAAAGAGGCAATGCATTACTATTagcttttttaattaaataaactaataaaaaaagataaaaatcaaataaaatatttacctGGCATCACTGTGCTTCGTTCACGTAGTGCAGATTGTCTTCCAAAATCATCttcaatatttttatatattctcATCTCACTTGTCAACTTAGAATTCAATTTTGGATCACCTTATACATATTTCTCAATTACATCTAGTAGGCCAGAAGTAGTTTACTTATGTTTTTTAAATTTATCAGCATTGAATCGAAAAGCAGGATTTAACCAATAGCCAGCAGCATAAAGAATTTTGCGAAGTTGTGAATCCTAATGAGTATCCAACATTTTCAAGTAAGGCTCCACAATCTTCTTTCTTCGTTGAAACCTCTTCACCATCTCTTCTCTAGCCTTATAAAAAGTTTAATAAAGAAAATCCATTGTAGTTTTATCTTCATTATCCACAATACGGAACACACAAACAAGTGGCTCAGTAAGCTTGATAATATCTATACATAAATTCCAAAATTTAGAGTCTAAAACTTGATCCACAAATATTTTAGTTTTAGCTTCTTTGGAGTAGGCTAAGATTGTCCATTCTTTAGAAGTTACCATAGCTCTTAATGCATCTTTTTGAGCCAGAATACTCTCTAAAGCTATGAAATTGGTAGCAAAGCGAGTTGGAGCTGGATGAAGTATTTTTTGCCCACCAGTAAACTTCCTCATCAGATACAATGGATGACAatgattatatatgtatttagtaATTTTTGAAGCATGTGAAACTGTCTCACTTACTTCATTCAACTTTTCAATATCTTGCAACATCAAATTAATACAATGCGCAACACAAGGAGACCAATACAACTTAGGAAATTCAGTTTCTAACAACCTTTTAGCAGCAACATAATTTGCAGCATTGTCTGTCACTATATGAACATCCTTAAAAAGCTTAAACAATAAATCATCAGTCTTGGAGGCATGAGAAGCATCAACAAACTTTAGGAAGATAGTTTCTTTAGGACAATAAACTAAGAAGTTAATTAAAGTGCGCCTACAACAATCAGTCCATCCATCAGCCATGATAGTACATCTAGTTTGCTTCCAAATTTCACGATACCGTTCAATAATCTTTTTTACATCCTCCACCAACTTACTCAACAGATATCCACAAACTCTATCAAAGTTTGGACCTTTATACCCTGCACCTATGTTTGCAATAGCATCAATCATTGGTTGGTAGTATGCTGAATTAACTGCATTAAATGGCACAGAAGCATCAACCATCCATCTTGCAATGGCAATgtcacattttttttttttcacaatttcTTTACTTTGCAATACACTTTTTAAAGTTGGTTGGAGCAATGTAActccctaattaccctaagccttacttcatgccgtaaagcaaaggttaattaaaggttacgacaattctaagacttatacatattatatatagaaaggaataataattctagaagtccGATGAAGGAATAGGCCCAAAAATAGAGTTACAAAAGCACAAAATATTCTCACAAAGCTACAAACTTAAGGTACAAGATAAAAATATAAGATAACAAAATATGAGTACATATAAGAGGATATAATAGTAATAAGAAATCAGCCTCagcccgcgaagtttaggccgactagtgtTATACAGACATACTGAattttgaaagttaaaacagCATATACAGATTGTCTCTCaaaaagtaagcctctaaggcaaataaaatacaaaagtgagagtactaataAAAATAGTCAAAGGACTCCAAAACATGATAAAGGTCCTCCATTCtgtcaccatcaagcaactcaccgaggtggattgtgacctgcatctgaaaaagcaacaacaaagtatggaatgagaacctgaggttttcagtatggtaacagtacccaataatgtaagatataagacctcaagatgccagaggcaatcctagagcttcatatcataagattcaacttaaagcatactaaaattaaaaccataactttAAAACCTTTataaaaaggggtaaactaacTTAAGAGATTTCTAACTATCATTttaccgctgtcccacagctttTGCCAACCTAACCGCCATGCGATTCCATCGCCACCACCTTCCgatcctcctcaatcccagtagaaaacacaagtaatagcaatgcaagtaaagcacaagtatgaGCATGTATATCGAGTAATTCAGGAAGCAactaagcatgttatacaattaggcaaacaagtcaAGTCGACAAAGCAAGCAATCAGatagaatatgcacatgatgaatgcctgtcttattggctgtgatatcacattgtcagttcaaATGCCAACCTGACACACCTCTATGGAGATGTCGCCTTTCGGTCTCATATTGGGAACGCCCGAGGTATCGTGCCCGGATCACAGTCCAGGATGTCAGTGCCTGCACGCTATAGTGATTCCAAAAGGATGCGAGCGAGACactcttgccacggacctcatatctcaacgtaagcgggacaaaccaccgcccttacgccgccgccacgacctcgacaggcgggattaactaaaccgtccctgccaggcgcatagcgtctcaacaattttagtataaaatagtaatttagtggttttcagaaatcattttATTCAGTATATCAGCAATCCATCATTCCATTCTGAGTCCCAGACTCGTCTCAACCACCATCAATTTATAATTTTCACAATTCATAGTCAGTGATCATCAACACAATACTCCGCCTTCTCACTCAACCAAATCCGtcctcagtactccagaaacTTAAGTCTCCGTTTTCTAAGCTTTTTACAAGAAAAATATCTAATTAAACTTACCCAAAGCATCCCCCATGTTTTGACACCTAAAAACAAGCTAAAAGATCTTAGATAAGTGTTACGAAAGTTTATAAGCTTGTTGGAAAGGTAAAACAGACAAAACaagatttttattgaaaaacaggATAGTGTGTGTACGCATGCacagaagaattttcaaaaagtgtgcgtacacatagaagtgtgcgtacgcacagaaggtaAAAGTTTTCATTTTAAATACACGCACAGATCCGTGTGATTGCCCTGAACAAACTGCCACTCCCGGCGTGTGCGTGTGCACgaggttgtgcatacgcacaacttgcaaatttcgcagggtgtgtgtgcgcaccagagtgtgctagcgctcccaacagtaGGCACTTCTTTGTGTGTACGTGCGCACAagaatgtgcgtacgcacattttTTAGATTTTCACAGAGTGTGCATGCGCACGgggttgtgtgtacgcacaagtcaaAAATTGCCACTAATCAGAGCATGCGCACAGCTGtgggcgtgcgcacacaaaccagaaatcacaaattctgcaacatcacagaattcaAATTTCTGACTCAAACTTCCAatgatcatatctttctctaaaaaatttaaatttttacaaaatttataccgttttaaagctccttaaattatctttaatttgatataaaatttatttaatttcaaaaattgtagctcaagatatgatccgtcaaagttcaccaaaaatccatttttaccaaagTTCACTAAGTGCTCAAAACTTCAAAATTTACAACCAAACCAAATCAAAGCTTAGTCCATCTCACCATAAAACACTACTATtcaatccaaacctatcctatgggtcactagatCAAAACCATCACAAGCATTTACATCATCACACATTATCAATTTAACAACACCATCATGCATTCTCAAATCCAACAATCAATTCAATCAAAACCTATTCTATGAGTCACTAgcttaagtgtccagaaatattatatattacatcgagaaaaccgaaaccataccttgaccgattcccAATATGTGCTATACACCAAAATTTGTGCCCAACAAGCTTTCAACCACCAACAAATCACCAATTCCAATCCAAATGCTTCCAATTAGCCAACAATTGCAAGAACTTAAACTAAAATCATACCAAATACTACTAATCAACTTAGGGTTACCAAAATCACAAATTCACAAAGGtaaagagttttcttacctttttcGATGGTGTATGGGGCATAAACCACCAATAACCCAACCTTAGAGACCACCTAATCAATTGAaaacacaaaatctactcaaaaccaaaactttaaattttgaattttttagggCTGAGATCTGGgtaaggattttcaaaaatcatacctCTTAGGTTAAATGAATCTAACGGACTCGACGAGAGCTTCACATAGCTGCTGACGGTACGTGAATCGGAACACCGTAGCTCGAGTTATGAGCGATTGAATGTGGATGTGAATAGTAACCTCGTAACCCTtgctctcttctttctcttagGTTGCAGCTGCTGTAATGTGGTGAAAGTGGCTGAAATGGCCACTTAATTAACTTATATAATG harbors:
- the LOC107620162 gene encoding uncharacterized protein LOC107620162; the protein is MVDASVPFNAVNSAYYQPMIDAIANIGAGYKGPNFDRVCGYLLSKLVEDVKKIIERYREIWKQTRCTIMADGWTDCCRRTLINFLVYCPKETIFLKFVDASHASKTDDLLFKLFKDVHIVTDNAANYVAAKRLLETEFPKLYWSPCVAHCINLMLQDIEKLNEVSETVSHASKITKYIYNHCHPLYLMRKFTGGQKILHPAPTRFATNFIALESILAQKDALRAMVTSKEWTILAYSKEAKTKIFVDQVLDSKFWNLCIDIIKLTEPLVCVFRIVDNEDKTTMDFLY